CTGCACCCCCTCAGAGCATTGCAATAAGCTGGGCTGCAAAAGTTGTGGTTTTCATACTGTGAAACAAAATCCACATCTCCCCAGGAGGCATTTGGCTTGGGGGGGCTTATTTCCCATTTGAAGGAGGGATCCTGCAAACCTGCAACACGtagaggggctgggatggagaggCTTTCACTGGAGCTCAGCCAACTTGGTGCACAAGAATATCCCTTATTCCCCTGCGATAAAACTGGTTGTGGACTTGGAAAATCCTGAATGATGGCAAATGGCAAATCCTGGTTTAGCCAATTAACTCAACACCATCCCAGGGGACTACTTAAATTAGCCCAGAGAGCTGATGAGGCAAAGGGCCCATGCCAGAGGGGGGAAGAGATTTTGCTGAGCCAAGTTCCCTTTTCTCAGCATCTCTCTGATTCTCACACAAGTCACATCCTTgttccctgcctcagtttccctacCAGCCCCGGGGGGGATTTCCTCCCCTGCCTCAGTGCCTGCCCATGCTGGGGttccccaaaaagcagcacagagcacctGCAATCTCTGCCAGAAGGAATCTGCTAAATCGTTGTTCAGTACCACCGATTTGAGATTCTCACGACACAAGCAGCCTCTTTTTTCCCCGCCTTCCATCATACACCACTTGCGTTTTTTCTGCCCTGCCACTTGCCTTATTTTGCTTCTAAATAAAGGTGAACCACACACCTCATGCCACGAGGTTTTTGAGAGCAAaactcagtgcccagcacatacggggagagggatggagcatccccAAATGCAGGGGGCATCTGGGCACTGAGAAAGAGCTGGGCAGAGGCCATGTATGGTGGTTTTCTTGATAGTGGGGGGAATTCCCAGCCATTCTGGGGATTGTGGGATCTTCCTCCACTCCCCAGGCTGCATCTCACCCACTCTGGTAAGTCGAGAGTGGAGGATGCTTTGCACTGGCTGCATTTTCTCCCTGCCCAGGTAAGTCAAGATGGAAACAGTAAGACACAGAACGGTGTTTTCTAGCCAAGACATCAAAAAACTCTCATTCAGCAAGAAAGtggatcatggaatcacagaccCCTCGACagtctcattccaccccctgccatgggaagggacaccttgcactaaGGGGTTCCTGTTCTCCCTCAAGTTCTCCCATTTTGCTCAGGGAAGCTCCGGGAATGCTGAGACACCCAGAGCCATGCACAGACTCGACCCCAGGCTGCCCCACGTATCCAAAACCTCCCTGACAAGAGCTTCACTATGTGAGGCATCCCACAGCCAGGGCCCCCAGCAATGCCAGCAGacctgcacagcagctggaCCGGTATGGGGAGGATTGTCAATATTTGCCCACTTTGGCCTCTCCAGAGGAGGGGCCCCACTGAGGGTGCACAGCCATAAAAGGTGTAACCAGCAGCACCTCGGGCTCACCAAACCCCGGAGCTGCCACCGCCAGAATGAAGCTCCTCTCGCTGCTCCTCTTCTGTGAGTATCCCCTGCCAGCTTCCACCCCGGGGCAGCTCCCAGGTCCTGTGCATAGGCAGATGGGGAGGGTGAAATGCTCATTTCTGCTGTGGAAAGGTGGGATGGGAGGTTGCTTTTCCCAGTGCTCCTAACCCCCCCATCTCCAGTCCTAGGACTGGCCCTTGTCAGCTGCAACTTGTTCCAGTTTGGAATGATGATTAAGAAAAAGACTGGGAAATCGCCGCTGGCCTACAACAGATACGGCTGCTACTGTGGCTGGGGGGGATCCAAACAGCCCCTGGATGCCACCGACAGGTAAGCTGGGgcctggggaaggcagagcaggTGCCCCCTCACCTCCCTGGGTACAGCGAGGGGaatcctgttcctgctcctgggaatgGAAGTAGCAAAGAGAAAATTGCTGCTTGTCCTCAAAGCCTCTTTAGAAGCGGTTTAGCAGCAGCAAAGATGCACGTCCTTGATGTTCTATTGCATTGTCCCAACTGTCGCCTGCCCTGACCTCGGCTCTCGTGTCCCTAGGTGCTGCCACGCCCACGACTGCTGCTACAAGAGATTGGCATCCTCCCACTGCAACGCCAAAATTACCACCTACAAGTACTCCTTCCAAAACAACCAAATAACCTGCGGTAAGAGTGAGGCGGgggcagagctctgagcaggggGGCAGAGCTCTGAGCACGGGGGCAGAGCCACCCACACTCTCAGGGAGCTTGGCTTCCAAGATCCCCTTTAGACCATCCTAGCCTGGAAACCACACACAGTGAAGTGGgtggaaatacaggaaaagtgccaggaataaggcaaaaaattatttgctggATTATGGTGAAGTTTAGAGCTTGGAGACTTCCCTGAGGAGGGGCCTTGTCCTTCCTGAGAGGCCAAATACGGAGGGTTTGAGGTGACCCTCCCAGCCTGGATGGGGACCAGGCACAGCTGCCGTGAGTCCCCCAGAGCAAACTCATTGTTCCATGGACCAAAGCAAAGCACATCCCAGCGATCCAGGAAAATACCCACAGACACATCAGAGAGAAAGCGAATTAAGCCTTCCCTCCAGGGCCAGGTAGCTCCACACCGCAGAGGTGAGACCACCTGAGACACCCCAAACTCAACAGTGGAGACAGTCCAAAAAACTCCCCCTGACCCTCACAGCCTTTGCCTGCCTCCATCCCCCCCAATTTtcttccaggagctgggaattcgTGCCAAAAGAGCAGCTGTGCTTGTGACAAGGCAGCGGTGGACTGCTTCCACAGGGTAGCCAACACCTACCGCAAATCCTACGACAATTACCCCCAATCCAAGTGCAAGGGCCGAACACCCTCCTGCTGAACACACCCTCCAGGCCGGGCCTCCAAACCTGACAGAAACCATCGGAATTGGGGCTGTTCTGCCTTCCCTGTGGCCAGGTAGGACAAGGCGCAGCCCTGCGGCACCGAAAAGGTGTCCAGCACCTTTCCTCAGAGCCTTGGCACAGGGAAAAACTGCTCCCCGTGGTTAAATAACTCATAAAAATGAGGCAGACCCTGCAAAtaaagatacatttttaaaagaaatttgtgAATTGTGATCAGTGTTGTGTTTTGGGAATCAGTGGTGGAAGGGGTAGGTAACAGCACAGAGCTTGAGGGCTgattttttgaagaaaatattctttcctgCACAtggtttttcttaaaaaatgacCAGAAGTGACATTTTAGCAGCCAACCACAAAGTCTTAAGagctccagagaaaaaaaatgaccacagaaacaggaagtgGCTGCTGCACCCCAACCCCAAAGCAGGCTCCAAGCCCAGCTTCCCTCCAGGAGCTCAGCCCCATCCCACTCCTAATGACTGTTTAAGCAATTAATACTCACTGAAGGCATGGGGGAGTCCAATGGAGGGGGCTCAGAGGTTTGGGTGGCTCTTTCTTGCAGACAGACAtctcaggctgcagctccctgcagccacctggtCCCACACCACAGCTGCACATGATCCCAAATCAGCCCTAATTACCTCTAACAAGCCAGGGCTGGCTGTACCACAGCCCTGGGCCTCGATGGGGGCACCTCCAACTGTAACTCTGCCTCTGGAGATGCGTTCTGCctaaaataaaggaattttaaGGGTAATTTCTTTGAGTTCCACCTCAGTGCTCCTGCCTGACTCTGTTAAGTGTACAAGCAACACCCCTAGAGTAAATGTGGTGTTTTTGTAACTCCAAACCACTCATTTCTTCTCATTGTCTACAGTCACTGAAGGATTCTAGAAGCTGAGACAGAGCCAATGCTGTCCTCTAAGGCTGGTGCCTGCACCCAGGAAGCTCCAACACCAGCACAAACCATCTACCTCTCGTCCAACACTGGATTATGGATCGTTCTTCAGGCCTGATTTCCCTTCCTGTCTGCAGGTCCCAAAGCTCTGTGGCCATGGAGACCACGGGTGATGTGGCAAAGCTGTGAGATAAACCAGAAGGCAGCTCCCAAGgaggaacaagggacaggagaCACGGAGCAGCACGGGCAGAAAACCCTTCCCATATGCAGACATGCTTATGGAGGGCAGTCAGAACCTGCCTAAATGCTTAAAACTTTCAGTTCAACTGAACTCCTGACCTGCaggggcaggatttgggaaaaTAAGTCCAGGGAAGATGATGGTGGGAGATAAGATGCAGGGAAAGTGGCTTTCTACACCCTCCTGCTGCGTATTCGCCCTTGAGAGGCTCACAGTgaaccctgctgcagcaacagCCAAAACACCCTCAAATTTGTCAGCCAGCAGCTAATAACAAACAGTCATCCTCCTCAAATCCCAAGGCAATATCCAGTGCTTATTGTCCATCCTCAGCCCGTGGATTACAGAGCACTCAGCTCCAGCAAGGAGTAAACACACACTATGAATCATGGTGCTGTTCTGCTCTTGTTCCTcgcctcccttcctcctcccagggAAATCCACAACCTGTTTACAAAGCAAATTCACTGCATAAATTGAGTTCTGTGAAGAATGTTGCACAAAGattccccaggaaaaaaaaaatatacattggGAAGGTGGAAATTTCAACAGGAGAAACCTGAAACAGACAAAATCAATTTTAACATCTTTGGATACAGACTGGCTGTGCAGGCACAAAGCCTTCTTGGCAAGATAAAGATCTTGTCAAGATTTCTGAGCCCAGCACATCAACAGTTTATTTTAATCTTATTACACTTGGAAATTAAAGCATTTTCAGCCCCAGATTTGGTTCCAGGTATCAGAGGCCACGAGCTGCTGGCCAGTCTCTCCCTctgctgtttgtgctgctgttgcagACCCCCCCCCTTTCATCCTGGACACGATGGGGTGAGGTTTGAgttccctcctgagcctccaaAACAACTCCCTTCACAGCTCTCAGGCTCCAGGCAACAACGAACCTCTTATCAGCTCTGGCTCCAGAGGACAAAAACCCAATTCATTAAGATCAAACCTCTTATTCACAGTACACAACTGCAAATTCTTATCTCTTCAAACCTGCAGAACACACCTGCTTTTCAGGCCAAAATACAGGCCAGGCCAGGACACAGGTGACACGGTCACCTGCACTGCCTTGCCAAACCTGCTGTCACAGCTCATCACCCCCTGAAGGAAGTTGCACTTTCTCCCCACTAAGCTGTGACTCACCTCTCTTTCCACTACTGCAAAAACGACTGTCTCAGAGAAACAGGAATTCCTACACCACCAGTTCTTCCAGGAGAGcccctttctttttattcttcaagtaacagcagcagagcacaccAAGTACCAGATCAGTTCTTGGcagttcagtaaaaaaaaaacaaaacatttctatttccaTGCTGATTCATGAACTTCAAAGCACAGACAGAAATTTTTCAAATGCAACACTCCTTACTTTCAGAAGATCCCTTTCACTTCTGCCCTGGCTGATGAGGTGTCTCCTGTGTGTAAGTGCACATGTGCTTTCTTCAAGGTTAGTGCTTGTTACAAGCCCAAAAACCTGAGTGGAGCTGAAACACCGTGAGCCATAAATCAGAGGCTGAGTCCCACAGTCCTTTCACCTCGATCCAAATTCTCAGTCCTACAGTGGAAAATATCCCAGGAGTCAAGCTGTACATCCTACTTGGTGACCTCACCAAAATGGCatttaagatgaaaaaaaaatcctacccTGGAAAAAAAGCTTGATTTATGAGGTGAAATAGGCAGGTTTCCCAGGGATCACTGCTGCTTGGAAGCTTGTTCCCAGGACTCCTGGTCCTTTGGCCGCACTAATTTCATTTGGAGACTAACACCTATCAAGCTCCTGGCTTGGACTAAAGCCCTGGAGTAGCCCAAAACCTCTGGAACGTGGCAAAGGGGACAAGATTCCAGGTGTCCAAGTAACAACACTCACCAGGAATCTCATGCCCGTTCCTGTCACATTTTACCAGATCAGAAGAACTGGCTCTGCAGTCTCATGAGTCCACTAGGATTGTTGTtgcaggtgggttttttttccccctacaggTCTCAGGAGCTGATCCCAAACCTCATGGATGCAGCAATCCCAATCTCCCTCCATGTATTAATCACTTCTGAGCCAGCCCAGTGCAAAGCTAGCAGTTCTAGTGAGATTAAAACTTGTCACCGCACTCCTGCATGGCAAAGAGAAGAGGAATGTCATGTTTGAGACAGTGCTGCCTGACACACTTTGCTTTGGAAAGGATTCTGGGACTCTGTTCCCTTACTTTGTTtgaatttaaatagaaaaagacCCACCAGGGATATTCCTGAGTTGAGATTTGTTAAGCTTTCCCTGACAGCAAGGTAAAATAAAGCTCCTCCAAGCataatcaaatttaaaaaaaaaaaaaaaaaaaaaaccacacacacaaacaaaaaaatccaggcaCATCAAGAGATGTCAAACAAATCTGACACCTTTGTGTGAAGAAAAGGTTCTCAACTTCATCTAACTCCAAGATTATAGGCCCAAGTCTCTACTTCCTGCTAAGTTCAAACTCTTCTCACCACAGGCTGATGCAGAATCAGTGAGCAATTGTCCTCCCCACAAGCAAAGGAACAGGAAGTTCTCTCGTGCTTGGAAATCCTGGCAGAGACAGATTTTAAGATAACAATGGGTGCCTGGAAATTCTCCTGGGGGGAATTTTGTCTTCATCAGTTTTATTGACTTTTctcagcagagcactgagtcATATGTTTAGGGCTGCCATGGCCTTCACCAGGGTGACGTGGTTGCCCGGGTCTGTCTCTGTCCTGTTGTCTGCACTGTCCCTCTTGGTGGCCAGGACCTTCTGCCGGTGCCTCTCCTCCTGCCgcttcttcttctccagccgctgctgctccttcctttgtttcttgGCTCCCTGAAAGGGAAGGATGGAAACACAAAGTTCAAACCACACGTGTTCTGCTCAGCTGGGGAAAAGTAATAAAGGAGACAAGCAGATACCAAGGCAGCTGCCAGAGGACATTGCTAAGTATTTATCAGGACTTTATTCCGAGTTGTTTTGGGAACAGTGCCACATGTCACCAGGAAATGTTTGTGGCAGAGAagtcacagctgcagcagtgacaaAATGCAGTGAGCAGAAGCTGGTTTTAACTGAAAGGAGAAGAGAGTTGCTGAGTAAGCAATGCTAGGGCATCCCCCAATCACTGAAGGGCGCTCACGTTGCTGCCAAACCCCTCACACACCTTTGGGTTTCTGCTGGCTCGGTTCTCTTCCCTGGATCCAGCCCGTCCCTTGTCGTTTTTTGGTTCACCTTGATGCAAGCTCTGATTTCCGAAGATTCTTGAACCACTTCCGTTCTCCTCCcacagtgctctgctgcaggattTCTGCTCGCTGCCCgggggctcctgctgctcctcggTACCTACCAACAGCAGAGGTTTTCCTCAGACACGCTCtacccaggagctgctgcactgtCAGCCAGTTCCTTCTCCCAGAagtcctggggttttttggaagCTGGATTGAAGCTGCCCTCACTACCAACCTTCCTGAGCGCAGAAGGCTGAAGTGGCAGCACACAAACCCCACCTGCCCCGTTTCTGTCCCCAACACCAACATCACAGCCACCCGAAGCCCCAGGTGACAAACTGTGACTCACCtattccttccccttccttcatTTGCAAGATGGCAAATATTGCAGATTCCACGTTGTAGTCCTCCACTTCCAGAACGTGGCTCACTAAATCAATGTCCTGTCCACAAGAGGGGAAGGAGAACACTGAGGAAGTTCAAATCTCTGACCTACATTCACTTAACAACACCTGCACCACTGAGAGGGGGCTGCTGCTTTTATGATCACTCAATTGGTCTGTGCTTCACTTCTGAAAAGGTGAGGGGGAAAACCTTAAATTCCTgaagatatcaggaaaaaggaaTATGCTGTTTGCCCTTTCTGTTCTAGGCACCTGCACAGTGCCAAGAGTCACAGATTATCCAGTTATCTGGGATCTTCAATAGCCCCAAAGGATTTCAGAACTTACAGGATTTGTTTCCAATTGAATTTTATGAGAGCTGCATGACAAACCTTCCAAAATTATTAGGCATCCACAGAAAGGAGGTATTTCACCTGCATTTAAGGGTTGATTCTAGGATGAGATGCACCCCGATTGATGGCCGTGGTTCTCAAGTTTCTCCAAGACGAGtgttttttagaattttttcccAGGACTACTTTCATGTATCAAGGAGGTTTCAACATTAAGCACAGAAAGGCTCCTCGATACCTACTGAACACCCAGTTGCACTGCACACTTTTTGTACAGCATCTTCCACCTCCACTTCAGTCTCATCTTCGGAGTCGCCCTTCTGTGACTTCACTTCCTCTGCCTTGTTTGAATCGTTCTTGCAAAGCATCTGAAGAAGAGCAAAGCCCAGCAGAGCACACAAGCAGGCAAcccaaaaaaatctgatatcctAATAAAAGTAATTATCATTGCACACTTTTCTTGGGAACATCCCCTGTCAAACCATCTTGGAAACTGTGTAACTTCCACCATCACTGAGAGTTTCCCACATCTCCTGCACTGCTGAACAAACTCCAGTGTACCACAGCATCATGAATCACAATAAACAAGCTTTTAAATGGATTCTTTTTATACAATACCACACCTCAGCTGTGTGCAGAGGACCTCTCGCACAGCACAATTACTCCTCAACATCAAAAAGGGAGATATGAAGAGGacagctgcatccagctgttgcatttccagctctttcctcccttccctttgtttttccatttgagGTGCACAATTACGTCATTTAGATGAGATTGCTCCCAGACAGCCCACATCACAGCATCAGCTTTGGATTCATTTCCAGCCCAGACGCTGAAATCCTTCCCCTCCCAGGAGAGCCGGCAGCATGAGCTACAACGACCTCAGGGCTTTGCTATCCCAGCATGACACAGAGACCCAGctcttccctccatcccaaaggAGAATGGAAATCAACTGGCAGCATTCATCAGCTCTGTCTGTCACCCACAGCTGGCTCATTCCACCAAAACCAACCTCCATCCGAAGATAGGCCGGGGCTTCCGAGTCGTCACTGATCCTCCTGACGCTGTCGTAGTGCTCCCCGTACCGGTAGGCGATGTGCAGCTCCCGCGCGTCGCTCCTGTCCGTGCCCCGAATCTCAATAAAAGAAGCAAACAGCAAATCAGGATTTGGAATCCACTTCAGCACCAGGTTTATCAAAGTATTCATTTTTTGCAGCGATGGCAAACGCTGTGGAGGAAGCGAGTACGTGGCTGCCGGAGCATTTGaaacaggaagagaagaaggaaagccAGATGTAAAATATTGGGCAGTTACATCAGAACAAACAAAACGTgggatgaaaatatttctgtggaaaGCTCAGGACTATTTCCTAAACTTTCCACAGGAGCTATCAGTTTTCTGATCATCTTCCCAGAACCAACTTCAGCaacagctcccagggaaggtACCATGTCATTGTACCCTCAAACATGAGGGAAGAGATGCCATTCAAGTGACAGCAACAGTGGAAACAGCCACTCAGAGGAAATTCTGATCTGCAGCTGGGACAAGATGCTGTTTTAACAGCATTCCAGgtggctgtgttttgtttttaaaagaaagccaATCCATGAAAATGTACTAACTCGTTCAGGAGCACTGTTAACAACCAAATGTTCCTTTGCTTTGTCAGCCCCAAGTTACAGCAGTTTCCACAGAAAATTCCTGCTCTATTATCTGTACTGATGCGAGAATCGTTACTGCCCTGATTATCAGTGTCTCAAACTATTAGATAAGAGCTACACcattccagctcctgccaggaatGCAGAAAATCCCACTGCACTTGCAGACCAGCTTGGCCTGACCTGCCAGCCTGAGTTCAAAGACCCaacagctctcctggagcagacATCAGTAAGCAAAGGACCAGAACTCCTTGCTTTAGGGCTCCAGAATTTCCCAACCCTTTTACGTCTGTGAATTGCCTTATCTCAGCTCCAAGACCACACACCGAGTCACCCTTCAGCTGTGTCTGCGGTCTGTGCTGCACTAATGACTTCAGGTTTTCCAACAAATAACTCTCCATTCATCTATTTCACCTTCAGGTTCCAACTCAGCACTTGGTTATACTTAACTCCTGCTTTTTATCCTACTGAATTATTCAAATGCTGAAACTTGGTCAGATTAGTCTCAAAGATTTATCTTCTGCCAGAGCTTGCATAGGTATCTAACAAATCCCAAAGCTCTTGAAAGATTATTCTGAAAATTAGCCAATTTA
Above is a genomic segment from Corvus hawaiiensis isolate bCorHaw1 chromosome 22, bCorHaw1.pri.cur, whole genome shotgun sequence containing:
- the OTUD3 gene encoding OTU domain-containing protein 3; its protein translation is MSRKQAAKARPAAGARKGRRPRHPPTGPAPGPASGDSGGLAGQLRALGLKLREVPGDGNCLFRALGDQLEGHSRNHLRHRQETVEYMVRQRGDFEPFVEDDVPFDKHVANLAKPGTFAGNDAIVAFARNNQMNVVIHQLNAPLWQIRGTDRSDARELHIAYRYGEHYDSVRRISDDSEAPAYLRMEMLCKNDSNKAEEVKSQKGDSEDETEVEVEDAVQKVCSATGCSDIDLVSHVLEVEDYNVESAIFAILQMKEGEGIGTEEQQEPPGSEQKSCSRALWEENGSGSRIFGNQSLHQGEPKNDKGRAGSREENRASRNPKGAKKQRKEQQRLEKKKRQEERHRQKVLATKRDSADNRTETDPGNHVTLVKAMAALNI
- the LOC125337232 gene encoding acidic phospholipase A2 PLA-1-like; amino-acid sequence: MKLLSLLLFFLGLALVSCNLFQFGMMIKKKTGKSPLAYNRYGCYCGWGGSKQPLDATDRCCHAHDCCYKRLASSHCNAKITTYKYSFQNNQITCGAGNSCQKSSCACDKAAVDCFHRVANTYRKSYDNYPQSKCKGRTPSC